A region from the Rheinheimera mangrovi genome encodes:
- a CDS encoding putative bifunctional diguanylate cyclase/phosphodiesterase gives MSLFFRSVLSAVLLTSSAPALAQSLVGQPLFYAVVLLTLLVLLLAGWIFVLKKRQAIQEPAHKEAKSNDLSFLSLHDDTSGLPNKLQLQQQFELWCRSHLNQKASLLLLKIQNFERVNQALGHQNANLVLLQIAQRINAAVQQDQELLVLEQQGKQSSKVAHLGGVNFVLWVDANTRQHAAEQIARRLEHNVPEALLIHGCAVEYQLKSGIAHYPQHGELLSDLIERAHLAMQNRQWTQTSSQVFHPDLISYNNDKLGLMAELRHAISQQQLKLHIQPQIALSSRQVVAGEVLVRWHHPRRGLLGPAEFLELAEQMGVIYPLTQWVLEKAVMTLAELAQQEIHCKIAVNISSKDLLQDELVDSLELLLKRHKVQPAQLVLELKESALVAEPAKAMRMLKHLAQLGVELALDDFGTGFSSLAYLRELPISQVKVDCSFIFDLHRSDTHTAITGAIIDMAKNMSFMVVAEGIEQPEVEQKLIAMGCARGQGFLYAKPFALDAFPEWVKQWSYSKATY, from the coding sequence GTGTCGTTATTTTTTCGGTCTGTTTTGTCTGCTGTACTGCTGACCAGCTCTGCTCCCGCTTTGGCCCAGAGTCTGGTGGGCCAGCCTTTATTTTATGCAGTGGTACTATTAACCCTGTTAGTGCTGCTATTGGCTGGCTGGATCTTTGTGTTGAAAAAACGCCAGGCAATACAAGAACCGGCGCACAAAGAAGCCAAATCCAACGACTTGTCCTTTTTATCCTTGCATGATGACACCAGCGGTTTGCCTAATAAATTGCAGTTGCAACAGCAGTTTGAGCTCTGGTGTCGCAGCCATCTTAATCAAAAAGCCTCCTTGCTGTTATTAAAAATTCAAAACTTCGAACGAGTGAATCAGGCGTTGGGGCACCAGAATGCTAATCTGGTGTTGTTACAGATAGCTCAGCGCATTAACGCCGCTGTACAGCAGGATCAGGAATTGCTGGTGCTGGAGCAACAAGGAAAACAAAGCAGTAAAGTTGCTCATTTAGGCGGGGTAAATTTTGTACTTTGGGTCGATGCGAATACCCGCCAGCATGCGGCAGAGCAAATTGCCCGCCGACTTGAGCACAATGTGCCTGAAGCCTTACTCATTCATGGCTGTGCTGTGGAGTATCAACTAAAAAGTGGCATTGCCCATTATCCGCAGCATGGTGAATTGTTATCTGATTTAATCGAACGTGCCCATCTTGCGATGCAAAACCGACAATGGACCCAGACCAGTTCACAAGTCTTCCATCCGGATCTGATCAGTTATAACAATGACAAACTGGGCTTGATGGCCGAGTTGCGTCATGCCATTAGCCAGCAACAATTAAAACTGCATATTCAGCCGCAAATTGCCTTGAGTTCGCGCCAGGTTGTGGCTGGTGAAGTATTGGTGCGCTGGCATCATCCGCGCCGTGGTTTGTTGGGACCAGCAGAGTTTTTAGAACTTGCTGAACAAATGGGAGTGATTTACCCCTTGACGCAATGGGTACTGGAAAAAGCAGTGATGACCCTTGCCGAACTGGCACAACAAGAGATCCACTGCAAAATAGCGGTAAACATTTCCAGTAAAGATTTATTGCAGGATGAGTTGGTTGATAGCTTAGAGCTGTTATTGAAACGTCATAAAGTGCAGCCAGCGCAGCTGGTGCTGGAACTCAAAGAAAGTGCCTTGGTCGCAGAACCAGCGAAAGCGATGCGTATGCTAAAACATCTGGCACAACTTGGAGTAGAGCTGGCGCTGGACGATTTTGGCACCGGATTTTCATCGCTGGCTTATTTACGTGAGCTACCTATCAGTCAGGTGAAAGTAGACTGCTCCTTTATCTTTGACTTGCACCGTTCAGATACTCACACCGCTATTACCGGCGCCATTATTGATATGGCAAAAAACATGAGTTTTATGGTGGTGGCCGAAGGCATTGAACAACCTGAAGTCGAGCAAAAACTAATAGCTATGGGCTGTGCCAGAGGGCAGGGCTTTTTATATGCCAAGCCCTTTGCATTGGATGCTTTTCCTGAGTGGGTAAAGCAGTGGAGTTACAGTAAGGCGACTTACTAG
- the rraA gene encoding ribonuclease E activity regulator RraA — MEYNTSELCDLYADMIDVVEPIFANYGGRRSFGGTIQTIKCFEDNGLIRQALAESGVGKVLLIDGGGSARRALIDGELASIAAANGWEGIVCYGSVRDVDTLEDFDIGIQAVNAIPVGADDRGFGEHEIPVNFGGVTFLPGDHLYADNTGIILSPEPLDLE, encoded by the coding sequence ATGGAATATAACACTTCGGAATTATGTGACCTTTACGCCGACATGATCGATGTGGTTGAGCCTATATTCGCCAACTACGGTGGCCGCCGTTCTTTTGGTGGCACAATCCAGACCATTAAATGCTTTGAAGACAACGGTTTAATTCGTCAGGCTTTAGCCGAATCTGGCGTGGGTAAAGTGTTATTAATTGACGGCGGTGGTTCTGCCCGTCGCGCTTTGATTGATGGCGAGTTAGCTTCTATAGCTGCAGCCAATGGTTGGGAAGGCATTGTCTGTTACGGCAGTGTGCGTGACGTCGACACACTGGAAGACTTTGATATTGGCATTCAGGCAGTAAACGCTATTCCTGTCGGAGCTGATGATCGTGGATTTGGTGAACACGAAATTCCAGTGAACTTTGGTGGTGTGACCTTTTTACCTGGCGACCATTTGTATGCCGACAACACAGGCATTATTTTGTCCCCTGAGCCTTTAGATCTGGAATAA
- a CDS encoding phosphatase PAP2 family protein, whose protein sequence is MWLQRLGLWDQRCFVALFSKSERKRIHQFSFWCSKTGDGPLYLLLVALLFALELTHASAFTELLLLSFAIELPLYLLLKNSIRRQRPYQLMAGMMQAHIEASDKFSLPSGHTAAAFVVASTLLCFYPEWAWLAFSWAGLIGLSRILLGVHFPLDILAGSSLGVSSCMVAQQILH, encoded by the coding sequence ATGTGGTTACAAAGGCTCGGATTATGGGATCAGCGCTGTTTTGTTGCACTCTTTAGCAAAAGCGAACGCAAGCGGATCCATCAATTTAGTTTCTGGTGTTCAAAAACCGGAGACGGTCCTTTATATCTGCTGTTGGTTGCTTTGTTGTTTGCTTTGGAACTCACTCACGCCAGCGCCTTTACCGAATTACTGCTACTGAGTTTTGCTATCGAATTGCCTTTGTATCTGCTGTTGAAAAACTCAATCCGTCGCCAGCGTCCTTATCAGTTAATGGCAGGTATGATGCAAGCCCATATCGAGGCTTCAGATAAATTCAGTTTACCGTCCGGTCACACAGCTGCAGCCTTTGTAGTTGCCAGTACTTTGTTGTGCTTTTATCCAGAGTGGGCCTGGTTGGCTTTTAGTTGGGCAGGCTTAATTGGCTTATCGCGTATCCTGCTAGGGGTACATTTTCCACTGGATATTCTGGCGGGTTCTTCTTTAGGTGTGTCCAGTTGTATGGTTGCTCAACAAATCCTGCATTAA
- the hutC gene encoding histidine utilization repressor, which translates to MDNSSGQKKFAAIKDYILSQVETAAWPEHSRIPSENELATQFAVSRMTARRALQELTEQGVLYRTQGVGSFVASPKSQSSLLEIRNIADEIQRRGHFHKAELVQLTSLPCPGVVATALGLSRNAPVFFSLIVHYENQQPLQLEARYVNPEQVPDYLAQDFVLQTPHEYLSAVAPLTDAEHIVEAVLPDELTRQHLKIPASEPCLRLTRRTFSRGGAVSFAYLTCAGSRYRLGGHLTIKPKT; encoded by the coding sequence ATGGACAACAGTTCTGGGCAAAAGAAGTTTGCCGCTATCAAAGATTATATTTTGAGTCAGGTAGAAACTGCAGCCTGGCCTGAGCATAGTCGTATTCCATCGGAAAACGAGCTGGCGACTCAGTTTGCTGTCAGTCGCATGACGGCACGTCGTGCTTTGCAAGAACTGACCGAACAAGGCGTGTTGTATCGTACTCAGGGGGTTGGCAGTTTTGTCGCTTCGCCTAAGTCACAATCATCTTTGCTGGAAATTCGTAATATCGCCGATGAAATTCAGCGCCGTGGCCATTTTCATAAAGCCGAACTAGTGCAACTGACCAGCTTACCTTGCCCTGGAGTTGTCGCCACAGCTTTAGGTTTAAGCCGCAATGCGCCGGTGTTTTTTTCATTGATTGTGCATTATGAAAACCAGCAGCCTCTGCAATTGGAAGCCCGTTATGTCAATCCGGAGCAAGTGCCTGATTATTTAGCGCAGGATTTTGTACTACAAACCCCTCATGAATACTTAAGTGCTGTGGCCCCTTTAACAGACGCCGAGCATATAGTCGAAGCTGTATTGCCGGATGAACTGACACGCCAGCATTTAAAAATACCAGCTTCTGAACCTTGTTTACGCCTGACACGCCGCACCTTCAGCCGGGGTGGCGCTGTCAGTTTTGCCTATCTGACTTGTGCAGGCAGCCGCTATCGTTTAGGCGGGCACCTGACGATCAAACCTAAGACTTAA
- a CDS encoding putative bifunctional diguanylate cyclase/phosphodiesterase translates to MSPELLARTLLHLTQIGFAFTLSALLWYFFRVYQRNYLKSWAIAFSCFTAYAAFILVEAFWRPVFAAEFLGLGVKFLYISFCYAFAVWILVGVYEAVKQQRLAARTVNQLLLLVTGISFLSVNLFLLLPQWQAMTLYLQFYMRLVLIGVALCVAGFWLWSLTKRIFATKVVASAMLAWGMLFLASAISMLWLDSQHVSALVVLYLKHLELLVQVILGLGLIIWLQEDERSTNQQLTAKTQYLDSHDPLTGALNRDALLRQLSLLLQADKSLTLLMIGLDSFKVVNESVGLKQGDRILREVNRRFESSIVKPRLIARTGGDIFALVLEDCTTDRQKLFALQHLEQLIEKPFTTDNGLTKLTASIGLACAPQHATVAEMLLQKANIAFHHCKRQQQRCTFYQPGMEEESARLLSLEKDLLLALELDQFIFYFQPQWDLREQKIEAYEALVRWEHPQKGLLMPGQFLPLVEQVGLSKELDLLLLEKAVCTLAEWKKQGIHIPLAVNMSPVHFQVDGLKSRIQQLLLKYQVSPAVLELEITENTAMGDMEKGSNYINELQQMGIRVSIDDFGTGYSSLGYLRKMPIDKIKIDRSFVTEMAANDSDMMIVKTMITLAHGLGKRILAEGVETETQLQLLRTLACDAIQGYLLAKPLPETEALALLNGCALSK, encoded by the coding sequence TTGAGTCCAGAGCTGTTAGCCCGTACCTTGTTACACCTGACGCAGATAGGGTTTGCTTTTACCCTTTCTGCCTTACTTTGGTATTTTTTTCGTGTTTATCAACGTAACTACCTGAAATCTTGGGCTATAGCTTTCAGTTGTTTTACGGCTTACGCAGCCTTTATTTTAGTTGAGGCATTTTGGCGACCTGTATTTGCGGCTGAATTTTTAGGCTTAGGCGTCAAGTTTTTGTATATCAGTTTTTGTTACGCTTTTGCGGTCTGGATTTTGGTTGGGGTCTATGAAGCTGTGAAACAGCAGCGGCTTGCAGCCAGAACCGTTAACCAACTCTTGTTGTTGGTGACAGGCATTTCTTTCCTCTCAGTCAATTTGTTTTTGTTGTTGCCGCAGTGGCAGGCTATGACCTTGTACCTGCAATTTTATATGCGCTTAGTGCTGATAGGCGTTGCTTTATGTGTGGCGGGGTTCTGGTTATGGAGTTTAACCAAGCGAATTTTTGCAACTAAAGTAGTCGCCAGTGCCATGTTAGCCTGGGGAATGCTCTTTTTGGCTAGCGCGATTTCTATGTTATGGCTTGACTCTCAGCATGTTTCGGCCTTGGTTGTGCTTTATCTGAAACATCTGGAACTGCTGGTTCAGGTGATATTAGGTTTAGGTTTGATCATTTGGTTGCAGGAAGACGAGCGCAGCACCAATCAGCAACTTACGGCAAAAACCCAATATCTGGATAGCCACGACCCTCTCACCGGAGCCTTAAACCGTGACGCGCTGCTGCGGCAGTTATCGCTGTTGTTGCAGGCTGATAAATCACTCACTTTGCTAATGATTGGCCTGGATAGCTTTAAAGTGGTAAACGAATCCGTGGGCTTGAAGCAGGGAGACCGCATTTTAAGAGAGGTAAACCGCCGTTTTGAGTCTTCTATTGTTAAACCCCGATTAATAGCGCGAACCGGTGGTGATATTTTTGCTTTGGTACTGGAAGACTGCACAACAGACAGACAAAAGCTGTTTGCTTTACAGCATTTGGAGCAACTCATTGAAAAGCCTTTTACCACAGACAACGGCCTGACTAAGCTGACGGCCAGCATAGGTCTGGCCTGTGCGCCACAACACGCCACCGTAGCTGAGATGTTGCTGCAAAAAGCTAATATTGCGTTTCACCATTGCAAACGTCAGCAACAACGTTGCACCTTTTATCAGCCGGGCATGGAAGAAGAATCGGCCCGCCTGCTCAGTCTGGAGAAAGACTTACTGTTGGCTTTAGAGCTGGACCAGTTTATTTTTTATTTCCAGCCGCAATGGGATCTGCGCGAACAAAAAATTGAAGCTTATGAGGCCTTAGTTCGCTGGGAGCATCCACAAAAAGGCTTGTTAATGCCTGGGCAGTTTTTACCTCTTGTAGAGCAGGTGGGATTAAGTAAAGAACTGGATTTGTTATTGCTGGAAAAAGCAGTCTGCACTTTAGCTGAGTGGAAAAAACAAGGCATTCATATTCCGTTGGCGGTAAATATGTCGCCTGTACATTTTCAGGTTGATGGCTTAAAAAGTCGAATTCAGCAATTACTGTTGAAATATCAGGTGTCGCCAGCCGTGCTTGAGCTGGAGATCACGGAAAACACTGCTATGGGAGATATGGAAAAAGGCTCTAACTATATTAATGAGCTGCAGCAAATGGGGATCCGGGTTTCTATTGATGACTTTGGAACTGGCTACTCGTCTTTAGGGTATTTACGCAAAATGCCGATCGACAAAATTAAAATTGACCGCAGTTTTGTCACTGAGATGGCTGCTAATGATTCGGATATGATGATAGTCAAAACTATGATCACGCTGGCGCATGGCTTAGGCAAACGTATCCTGGCTGAAGGGGTTGAAACTGAAACTCAGCTGCAGTTGCTGCGGACTTTGGCTTGTGATGCCATTCAAGGCTATCTGCTGGCTAAACCTTTACCGGAAACGGAAGCTCTGGCTTTGCTGAATGGTTGTGCCTTATCAAAGTAA
- a CDS encoding gamma-butyrobetaine hydroxylase-like domain-containing protein: MTAQTSVPASAAKTSQVSVLHYHRFSKMLDVKFSDGQVFHFSAEFLRVFSPSAEVRGHGKPQLVSHKKAVAITQIVPVGQYAVKLVFDDGHQTGLYSWAYLAKLAAEQDELWADYLQRLKQANSNRDSQLIIKQVH, from the coding sequence ATGACAGCACAGACTTCTGTTCCAGCATCAGCTGCAAAAACCTCACAGGTGTCTGTGCTGCATTACCATCGCTTCAGTAAAATGCTGGACGTTAAATTTTCTGACGGACAAGTTTTTCACTTTAGCGCTGAATTTTTGCGGGTGTTTTCGCCTTCGGCCGAAGTGCGGGGTCATGGCAAACCTCAATTGGTCAGCCATAAAAAGGCGGTAGCAATCACCCAGATAGTGCCGGTAGGCCAATATGCGGTAAAACTGGTATTTGATGATGGCCATCAGACGGGGTTGTATAGCTGGGCTTATCTGGCAAAACTGGCGGCAGAGCAGGACGAACTTTGGGCGGATTATTTACAGCGCTTAAAACAAGCCAACAGCAACCGCGACAGTCAGCTGATAATCAAACAAGTACATTGA
- a CDS encoding formimidoylglutamase — protein sequence MSDALIRYQAASLAAFQQLREGETRLGQVLHYADPVLPLAEALTAAKQQGCAFVLLGVPEDIGPRANLGQGGSDLGWQAFIRKFINLQHNEFLDGSQILLLGELNCADLQQQSQNADVATLRSLCAEIDLRLEPVLSAIFSADLMPILIGGGHNNSLPLLSALAKSQQQPVNCINLDPHADFRLLEGRHSGNGFSYAKAQGYLRHYLVMGLHELKNSASSLAQIKTAGVDVLSYQQLFVREQAAWPELLKQWLSQRDSLQVFGIELDTDAITGMPVSAYNSCGVSVQQAEHFVYLLASQTQSRYLHLAEAAPAQHPAGLAAGMNDAGQILTALVCAFLFGKIQPT from the coding sequence ATGAGTGATGCTCTAATCCGCTATCAGGCCGCCTCTCTGGCGGCCTTTCAACAGCTGCGCGAAGGTGAAACCCGTTTGGGTCAGGTGTTGCATTATGCCGATCCTGTTTTGCCTTTAGCTGAAGCTTTAACTGCAGCTAAACAACAAGGCTGCGCTTTTGTGTTGTTGGGAGTGCCTGAAGATATAGGCCCGCGCGCCAATTTAGGTCAGGGTGGTTCTGATCTCGGCTGGCAGGCCTTTATCCGTAAGTTTATTAACTTGCAGCACAACGAATTTTTAGACGGATCACAGATACTGCTGTTGGGTGAGCTGAACTGCGCCGACCTGCAACAGCAAAGTCAAAATGCCGATGTCGCGACTTTACGTAGTCTCTGTGCAGAGATTGATTTACGTTTAGAGCCTGTTTTGTCGGCTATTTTTTCTGCAGACTTAATGCCTATACTGATAGGGGGCGGTCATAACAACAGCTTGCCACTGTTAAGTGCTTTAGCCAAAAGCCAGCAGCAGCCGGTTAATTGCATTAACCTTGATCCTCATGCTGATTTCCGTTTGCTGGAAGGCCGCCACAGTGGCAATGGTTTTAGTTACGCCAAAGCTCAGGGGTATCTGCGACATTATCTGGTGATGGGTTTGCATGAGCTGAAAAACTCAGCCAGTTCCTTAGCGCAAATTAAAACTGCTGGTGTGGATGTGTTGAGTTATCAGCAGCTGTTTGTCCGCGAGCAAGCAGCTTGGCCAGAACTGTTGAAGCAGTGGTTAAGTCAACGCGATTCACTGCAAGTCTTTGGTATAGAGTTAGATACAGACGCTATTACAGGTATGCCGGTCAGTGCCTACAATAGCTGTGGCGTATCAGTGCAACAAGCTGAGCATTTTGTATATTTGCTGGCAAGCCAAACTCAAAGTCGTTACTTACACCTGGCTGAAGCAGCTCCGGCTCAGCACCCTGCTGGTTTAGCTGCTGGTATGAACGATGCGGGTCAAATTTTAACGGCTTTAGTCTGTGCCTTTTTGTTTGGTAAGATTCAGCCTACGTAA
- the hutI gene encoding imidazolonepropionase, whose translation MQVFDAIWINVNLATMTDNGQPYGAITNGALAVKEGRIAWLGAKADLPETDLLSTPLYDGKGQWLLPGFIDCHTHLVYAGSRANEFEMRLNGSTYQQIAEAGGGIKSTVAATRAASHEELFVLSKQRLNTLLSQGVTTVEIKSGYGLDLETEQKILEVAAELNRTHPIDIQKTFLGAHALPADYAGRPDDYMQLVVDQMLPQLHQQGLVDAVDVFCEGIGFSVAQSRLLFEKAKALGLPVKAHAEQLSHLGGASLVAEFSGLSADHIEYLQEQDVLAMKAAGTVAVVLPGAFYFLRETKLPPFDLLRQHQVPMAISTDLNPGTSPFCNLPLMLNMACTLFRFTPQEAIAGVTRHAAAALGMADRGTLAVGLQADFGLYQISQPAELCYQFGVSALTQLVKAGREVNLRGLS comes from the coding sequence ATGCAAGTCTTTGATGCAATTTGGATTAATGTCAATTTAGCTACTATGACTGATAATGGTCAGCCTTATGGTGCTATTACCAATGGCGCTTTGGCTGTCAAAGAAGGCCGTATTGCCTGGCTTGGTGCTAAAGCCGATTTGCCGGAAACTGACTTGTTATCCACGCCCTTGTATGACGGTAAAGGCCAGTGGTTATTACCGGGATTCATCGATTGCCACACTCATTTAGTGTATGCCGGCAGCCGCGCTAATGAATTTGAAATGCGTTTAAATGGCTCTACTTATCAGCAAATTGCTGAAGCGGGCGGTGGCATTAAATCCACAGTGGCTGCGACCCGTGCCGCCAGCCATGAGGAGTTGTTTGTACTGAGCAAGCAGCGCTTAAACACATTGTTAAGCCAGGGCGTAACCACTGTTGAAATCAAATCAGGTTATGGTTTGGATTTAGAAACAGAGCAAAAAATTCTGGAAGTCGCAGCAGAACTCAATCGTACTCACCCTATCGATATTCAGAAAACCTTTTTAGGTGCTCATGCTTTGCCGGCGGACTATGCGGGGCGGCCTGATGACTATATGCAACTTGTGGTGGATCAGATGCTACCACAACTGCATCAGCAAGGCTTGGTTGATGCGGTTGACGTATTTTGTGAAGGCATAGGCTTTTCGGTCGCTCAAAGCCGCTTGTTATTTGAAAAAGCCAAAGCTTTAGGCTTGCCAGTCAAGGCGCATGCCGAGCAGTTATCGCATTTAGGTGGTGCCAGTTTAGTGGCTGAATTCAGTGGTTTATCTGCCGATCATATTGAATATCTGCAAGAACAAGACGTGTTGGCAATGAAAGCTGCTGGTACTGTGGCCGTGGTGTTGCCTGGTGCTTTTTACTTTTTACGAGAAACCAAATTGCCGCCTTTTGATTTGTTGCGCCAGCATCAGGTGCCTATGGCAATTTCTACCGACTTAAACCCTGGTACTTCGCCTTTCTGTAATTTGCCTTTAATGCTGAATATGGCTTGTACTTTATTCCGTTTTACGCCGCAAGAAGCCATAGCTGGCGTGACCCGGCATGCGGCTGCCGCTTTAGGTATGGCCGACAGAGGCACTTTAGCTGTGGGCCTGCAGGCTGATTTTGGACTTTATCAAATCAGTCAGCCAGCAGAATTGTGTTATCAGTTTGGTGTCAGCGCCTTAACTCAATTGGTTAAAGCAGGGCGTGAAGTCAATCTGCGTGGACTGAGCTAA
- a CDS encoding methyl-accepting chemotaxis protein, whose product MAFLRQFSIRQRLLLNAITVAVSMLIMLGLLLFQSSQLTTLAELRLEVEQLNLNVLQLRRSEKDFLLRSDLEYQQKFNQTATQLNQKAALLSEGLTDVGIDVTPLNSFAGFTKSYQELFNQLVQLSEQVGLDPQSGLYGELRAKAHELEQAFKDTNDLLLTTQLLQLRRAEKDFMLRLDMKYLESFNKGFAQFRSQIQSNISDTTQALNMQQLADAYSLAFVRLVEGEQKIGLAHDQGLMGQMREAIHQTEESLELMSKRTEEAVNQASSASQTLAISLFVLVLVLVIALVLMTSNSILQPIQKVCATIGLVRKDNDFRLRVSEEGQDEMTTLAKDFNHMLSDVQELVSNVNQALEMLDVATHELAKSTAETSKGMAQQQMESDMVATAVTEMGATVDEIAVNTENTATKAQDTNANALSGLKEVEQTVNRINGLSQELQQASVVLAELEKDSATIGSVLDVIRGIAEQTNLLALNAAIEAARAGEQGRGFAVVADEVRSLAQRTQESTGQIEKIISGLQQRTKSIVAVMQNCQAQGKESASQAGSTIELLRQITNDVGLIMDMTTQIATAVEEQSLVAADVNKNVVRIRDISEDSLSISKHNAQISEEVASQANMLHMTVDKFKA is encoded by the coding sequence ATGGCTTTTTTACGTCAATTTTCTATACGTCAGCGTTTATTACTGAATGCTATTACAGTGGCTGTGTCGATGTTAATCATGTTGGGGTTGCTGCTGTTTCAAAGCAGTCAACTGACCACTCTGGCCGAGCTAAGGCTTGAAGTGGAGCAGCTAAACCTGAATGTGCTGCAGCTAAGACGTAGTGAAAAGGACTTCTTATTACGCTCCGATTTAGAGTATCAGCAAAAGTTTAATCAAACCGCCACACAACTGAATCAAAAAGCCGCTTTGTTATCTGAAGGACTGACAGATGTAGGTATAGATGTAACCCCACTAAACTCCTTCGCCGGTTTTACCAAAAGTTATCAGGAACTCTTTAATCAGCTGGTGCAATTGTCAGAACAAGTTGGTTTAGACCCTCAGTCTGGCTTGTATGGTGAGTTAAGGGCCAAAGCGCATGAACTAGAGCAGGCCTTTAAAGACACCAACGACTTGCTGCTGACCACTCAGTTGTTGCAATTACGCCGTGCAGAGAAAGATTTTATGCTGCGGCTGGACATGAAATACCTCGAGAGTTTTAACAAAGGTTTTGCACAATTCCGCAGCCAAATTCAGAGCAATATCAGTGACACAACCCAAGCTCTGAACATGCAGCAGTTAGCCGATGCTTACAGTCTGGCTTTTGTCCGCTTAGTGGAAGGTGAACAAAAAATTGGTCTGGCGCACGATCAGGGGCTGATGGGGCAAATGCGCGAAGCTATCCATCAAACCGAAGAAAGTCTGGAGTTAATGTCAAAACGCACCGAAGAGGCGGTGAATCAAGCCAGTTCAGCCAGCCAAACCTTGGCTATCAGCTTGTTTGTTTTGGTCTTGGTGCTGGTGATAGCGCTGGTGCTGATGACCAGCAACAGTATTTTGCAACCTATCCAAAAAGTGTGTGCCACTATAGGTTTAGTGCGTAAAGACAATGACTTCCGCTTGCGTGTTTCTGAAGAAGGGCAAGATGAAATGACCACTTTGGCCAAAGATTTTAATCATATGCTGTCCGATGTGCAGGAGCTGGTAAGTAATGTGAACCAGGCACTGGAAATGCTGGATGTAGCCACTCACGAACTGGCGAAGTCTACTGCAGAAACCAGTAAAGGCATGGCGCAGCAGCAAATGGAAAGCGATATGGTGGCCACAGCTGTCACAGAAATGGGCGCTACAGTGGATGAAATTGCAGTCAATACTGAAAACACTGCAACCAAAGCTCAGGACACCAACGCCAATGCGCTGTCAGGCTTAAAAGAAGTCGAGCAAACAGTAAATCGGATCAATGGTTTATCACAGGAGTTACAGCAAGCTTCAGTCGTTCTGGCTGAGCTGGAGAAAGACAGTGCGACTATTGGCTCTGTGCTGGATGTGATTCGGGGCATTGCCGAACAAACTAATTTGCTGGCGCTGAATGCTGCTATTGAAGCGGCGAGAGCAGGTGAGCAAGGCCGGGGTTTTGCGGTAGTAGCTGATGAAGTCCGTAGCCTGGCGCAGCGCACTCAAGAGTCGACCGGCCAGATAGAAAAGATTATTTCCGGCTTACAGCAACGCACTAAGAGCATTGTTGCTGTGATGCAAAACTGTCAGGCCCAGGGCAAAGAAAGCGCCAGTCAGGCAGGCTCTACTATCGAGTTATTGCGGCAAATCACCAATGATGTGGGCTTGATCATGGATATGACCACCCAAATTGCGACTGCTGTGGAAGAGCAAAGTTTAGTAGCTGCCGACGTGAATAAAAATGTGGTGCGTATTCGCGATATTTCTGAGGATTCGTTGAGTATTTCTAAACACAACGCTCAGATCAGTGAAGAAGTGGCCAGTCAGGCCAACATGTTGCACATGACAGTAGATAAATTTAAGGCGTAA